From one Rhizobium lentis genomic stretch:
- a CDS encoding DUF2264 domain-containing protein, translated as MTYDPASANPLAGNPLETRADMSRALLALFDPLLDCFSKGSARVRLNGAAAHFDRAAADLEGFARPLWGLAPLGAGGGDFSHWHRFAEGFANGTDPAHPEYWGTVNGRDQRMVELAALGFALTLVPEKIWEPLDQRARGNVVAYLKHARQFDYADNNWKFFRIFVDIALDRLGADFDRSLTRQYLKELEGFYIGDGWYRDGNVRRIDHYIPFAMHFYGLIYSKLVDDDYAKRYRERAILFARDFRHWFAADGATIPFGRSLTYRFACAGFWSALAFADVEALPWGEIKHLCLQHLRWWRDKPIADRDGVLSIGFGYPNLLMSESYNSAGSPYWALKAFLPLALAGDHPFWTASEKVPEQAPEVVPQRHPGMVMMRAGGDVVALSSGQENLQMRFGTEKYAKFAYSARYGFSVESDERAFGLAAFDSMLAFSDDGLHYRVRETNKEARLAGNVLYSQWSPFPDADAETWLVPAAPWHIRLHRIRTGRPLRIAEGGFAIGRRDFEQDRLSASEGAAYAIGEADFTGILDLGSSVKRAGLAQKAQPNTNVIVAKTIVPQLRGQIPAGETILVTAVLALDDPAALSSAWTRPPKAPDIAALEALVRERGVTVSAIEAPGQMP; from the coding sequence ATGACCTATGATCCCGCCAGCGCCAACCCGCTTGCCGGCAATCCTTTGGAAACCCGCGCGGATATGAGCCGAGCCCTGCTCGCGCTCTTCGATCCGCTGCTTGATTGCTTCTCCAAGGGCAGTGCCCGCGTCAGGCTCAATGGCGCCGCCGCCCATTTCGACCGGGCAGCCGCCGATCTCGAAGGCTTCGCTCGCCCGCTCTGGGGCTTGGCGCCGCTCGGCGCCGGTGGTGGAGACTTTTCCCATTGGCACCGTTTTGCGGAAGGCTTTGCAAACGGCACCGATCCCGCCCATCCCGAATATTGGGGGACGGTCAATGGCCGCGATCAGCGCATGGTCGAGCTTGCTGCCTTGGGCTTTGCCCTGACGCTCGTGCCGGAAAAGATCTGGGAGCCGCTCGATCAGCGCGCCCGCGGCAATGTCGTCGCCTATCTCAAACATGCCAGGCAGTTCGACTATGCCGACAACAACTGGAAATTCTTCCGCATCTTCGTCGATATCGCGCTCGACCGTCTCGGTGCCGATTTCGACCGCAGCCTGACGCGGCAATACCTCAAGGAGCTCGAAGGCTTCTATATCGGCGATGGCTGGTATCGCGACGGAAACGTGCGCCGCATCGACCACTACATTCCCTTTGCCATGCATTTCTACGGCCTGATTTATTCGAAGCTCGTCGATGACGATTATGCCAAGCGCTATCGCGAGCGCGCCATCCTCTTCGCCCGGGATTTCCGCCACTGGTTTGCCGCCGACGGGGCGACGATCCCCTTCGGCCGCAGCCTGACCTATCGTTTCGCCTGCGCCGGCTTCTGGTCGGCGCTCGCCTTTGCCGATGTCGAGGCTTTGCCCTGGGGCGAAATCAAGCATCTCTGCCTGCAGCATCTGCGCTGGTGGAGGGACAAGCCGATTGCCGATCGCGACGGCGTGCTGTCGATCGGTTTCGGCTATCCGAACCTGCTGATGTCGGAGAGCTACAATTCCGCCGGCTCGCCCTATTGGGCTCTCAAGGCTTTCCTGCCGCTCGCCCTCGCCGGGGACCATCCTTTCTGGACCGCCAGCGAGAAGGTGCCGGAGCAGGCACCGGAAGTCGTTCCCCAGCGCCATCCCGGCATGGTGATGATGCGGGCCGGCGGCGATGTCGTGGCGCTCTCGTCCGGTCAAGAAAACCTGCAGATGCGTTTCGGCACCGAAAAATACGCGAAATTCGCCTATTCCGCGCGTTACGGTTTCAGCGTCGAATCCGACGAACGTGCCTTCGGGCTCGCCGCCTTCGATTCGATGCTGGCCTTCAGCGACGACGGCCTGCACTACCGCGTGCGCGAAACGAACAAGGAAGCCCGGCTAGCGGGCAATGTGCTGTATTCGCAATGGTCGCCCTTCCCCGATGCCGACGCCGAAACTTGGCTCGTGCCGGCCGCCCCCTGGCATATCCGCCTCCACCGGATCAGGACGGGCCGGCCGCTGCGGATTGCCGAAGGCGGCTTTGCCATCGGCCGCCGCGACTTCGAGCAGGATAGGCTGTCGGCTTCGGAAGGGGCAGCCTATGCGATCGGCGAAGCCGATTTTACCGGCATTCTCGATCTCGGTTCTTCGGTGAAACGCGCCGGGCTTGCCCAGAAGGCGCAGCCCAACACCAATGTGATCGTCGCCAAGACCATCGTGCCGCAGCTGCGCGGTCAAATTCCGGCTGGCGAGACCATCCTGGTGACGGCGGTGCTGGCGCTCGACGATCCCGCTGCCCTCTCGTCCGCCTGGACGCGGCCGCCGAAAGCGCCTGATATTGCGGCGCTGGAAGCTCTGGTGAGAGAAAGGGGCGTGACCGTGAGCGCCATCGAAGCGCCGGGTCAGATGCCATGA
- a CDS encoding Gfo/Idh/MocA family protein, whose translation MEKRRFALIGTGNRGTTMWGKDLLAGWREHVDLTAIVEKNSLRGERARNMIGSNAPLYDNIDSMLAEQKPDLAIVCTPDHTHDDIIVRALESGIDVITEKPMTTSIEKIRRILDAEKRTGRRVDVSFNYRYAPTAARIKELLNAGEIGRVTSVDFHWYLNTKHGADYFRRWHAYTENSGSLFVHKATHHFDLLNWYLDSDPESVTAFADLQNYGRKGPFRGPRCKLCPHAQECDYYLDLEADPFLDQLYEDPSEIDGYFRDGCVFREDIDIPDTMVVSIRYRNNVHVSYSLNTFQPIEGHHLAFNGTKGRIEIRQYEAQPWEEPKQDTILLIRNFPNGRQALERIVVPHFTGGHYGGDDRMRNMIFKPDMEDRLAQRAGTRAGAMSVLCGIAALTSSRTGEVVDIAELMPELANDGSPNSLRTPR comes from the coding sequence CTCACAGCCATCGTCGAGAAGAATTCACTGCGCGGCGAGCGCGCCCGCAACATGATCGGCAGCAACGCGCCGCTCTATGACAATATCGATTCCATGCTGGCCGAACAAAAGCCGGATCTGGCTATCGTCTGCACGCCCGACCATACGCATGACGATATCATCGTGCGGGCGCTGGAGTCCGGCATCGACGTCATCACCGAAAAGCCGATGACCACCTCGATCGAGAAAATTCGCCGGATTCTCGACGCCGAAAAGCGCACCGGCCGCCGGGTCGACGTCTCCTTCAACTATCGCTACGCGCCGACCGCCGCCAGGATCAAGGAACTGCTGAACGCCGGCGAGATCGGCCGGGTGACCTCGGTCGACTTCCATTGGTACCTCAACACCAAGCACGGCGCCGACTACTTCCGCCGCTGGCACGCCTATACGGAAAATTCCGGCAGCCTGTTCGTGCACAAGGCGACCCACCATTTCGATCTGCTGAACTGGTATCTCGACAGCGACCCCGAGTCCGTCACCGCCTTCGCCGACCTGCAGAACTACGGCCGCAAGGGGCCGTTCCGCGGACCCCGCTGCAAGCTCTGTCCGCACGCGCAGGAATGCGACTACTATCTCGATCTCGAAGCCGATCCATTCCTCGATCAGCTCTATGAAGATCCCTCCGAGATTGACGGCTATTTCCGGGACGGCTGCGTTTTCCGCGAAGACATCGATATTCCCGATACGATGGTCGTTTCCATCCGCTACCGTAACAACGTCCATGTCTCCTATTCGCTGAACACCTTCCAGCCGATCGAAGGCCATCACCTCGCCTTCAACGGAACGAAGGGCCGTATCGAAATCCGCCAGTACGAGGCGCAGCCCTGGGAAGAGCCGAAGCAGGATACGATTCTGCTCATCCGCAATTTCCCGAACGGCAGGCAAGCGCTGGAGCGTATCGTCGTGCCGCATTTCACGGGCGGCCATTACGGCGGCGACGACCGGATGCGCAACATGATCTTCAAGCCCGATATGGAAGACAGGCTCGCCCAGCGCGCCGGCACACGGGCAGGCGCCATGTCCGTGCTCTGCGGCATTGCCGCGCTGACGAGCTCGCGCACCGGCGAGGTGGTCGATATCGCCGAGTTGATGCCGGAGCTTGCCAATGACGGCTCGCCGAATTCGTTGAGAACACCACGCTGA
- a CDS encoding hydroxyacid dehydrogenase, producing MSRPAIVLAMEPSRTEHVLPDEILRRLDTIGRLLDPEPLQRLDDARARRLLSEAEILITGWGAPYVGPEILAAAPRLRLIVHAAGTVKGIIDEAIFEAGIITVSHSAEANAVPVAEFTLAAILFAGKRAFRFRDLYVADRNRDRTYPMQRQAIGNYGRTLGIVGASRIGRRVIELLKPFDYRLLLFDPMLDAADAAGLGAEKVDLDELMRRADIVSLHAPSLPSTQHMIDARKLSLMKDGSTLINTARGILIDEAALLSELKTGRIDAVIDVTDPEIPEVGSAFYDLPNVFLTPHIAGAIGLERARLGEMAADEIERFTTGRPLLYQIRRENLENIA from the coding sequence ATGAGCCGCCCGGCTATCGTCCTTGCCATGGAACCGTCGCGCACGGAACATGTCCTGCCGGATGAGATCCTGCGCCGGCTCGACACCATCGGCCGCCTGCTGGACCCCGAGCCGCTCCAGCGTCTCGACGACGCGCGAGCGAGACGCCTGCTCTCCGAAGCCGAGATCCTGATCACCGGCTGGGGGGCACCCTATGTCGGGCCCGAGATTCTCGCAGCCGCGCCGCGGCTTCGCCTCATCGTGCACGCGGCCGGTACGGTCAAGGGCATCATCGACGAAGCCATCTTCGAAGCCGGCATCATAACGGTCAGCCATTCGGCCGAGGCCAATGCCGTGCCGGTTGCCGAATTCACGCTTGCCGCGATCCTCTTCGCCGGCAAACGCGCCTTCCGTTTCCGCGATCTCTACGTCGCCGACCGCAACCGCGATCGGACCTATCCGATGCAGCGCCAAGCGATCGGGAACTATGGCCGCACCCTCGGCATTGTCGGCGCCTCGCGCATCGGCAGGCGGGTGATCGAACTCTTGAAGCCTTTCGATTACAGGCTGCTGCTGTTCGATCCCATGCTCGATGCCGCCGATGCTGCCGGATTGGGAGCGGAAAAGGTCGATCTCGACGAGTTGATGCGGCGAGCGGATATCGTTTCCCTGCACGCGCCGTCATTGCCGTCGACGCAGCATATGATCGATGCGCGAAAGCTGTCTCTGATGAAGGACGGCTCAACGCTCATCAACACGGCACGCGGCATTCTCATCGATGAGGCCGCCCTGCTTTCGGAGCTGAAGACCGGCCGCATCGACGCGGTCATCGACGTGACCGATCCGGAAATTCCTGAAGTGGGTTCCGCCTTCTACGATCTGCCGAACGTTTTCCTGACACCGCACATCGCCGGCGCCATCGGCCTGGAGCGGGCACGTCTCGGTGAGATGGCGGCGGATGAGATCGAGCGTTTTACGACCGGGAGGCCGCTTCTCTACCAGATCCGCCGGGAAAATCTCGAAAACATCGCATGA